A stretch of DNA from Rhodococcus sp. NBC_00297:
GAGGCGCGCAACCGCCCGACCTGGCTCTCGATCCCCCTGCACGCCATCGAGCGGCTCGTCGCGGAGTGACCTCGCGGACGGTCGCCGTGCTGAGGGCGGCCGGATGCGTGTTCGCCGAGGACGAGGCAGCTCTGCTGATCGGTGAGGCTCCGGACGAGAGCACGCTGGCCGACTGGATCGCGCGCCGTGTCGCCGGGGAGCCGCTCGAGTACATCGTGGGGTGGGCGCAGTTCCATGGGGGCCGCGTGCTCGTCGAGCCCGGCGTCTTCGTGCCGCGCCGACGGACCGAGGCCATGGTGGACGCGGCGCTCGGCCGACTCGGCGGCGGCGTGCTGCTCGATCTGTGCTGCGGCTCGGGTGCCGTGGCCGCCGCGGTGGTGCGCTCGGCGCCGGGGTCCACGGTGTACGCCTCCGACATCGACCCGGTGGCGGTGGCGTGCGCTCGTCGAAACCTGCCGGGCTGCACGGTCTTCGAGAGCGACACCTTCGCCGCGAT
This window harbors:
- a CDS encoding putative protein N(5)-glutamine methyltransferase, which encodes MTSRTVAVLRAAGCVFAEDEAALLIGEAPDESTLADWIARRVAGEPLEYIVGWAQFHGGRVLVEPGVFVPRRRTEAMVDAALGRLGGGVLLDLCCGSGAVAAAVVRSAPGSTVYASDIDPVAVACARRNLPGCTVFESDTFAAIPTHLRHGIAVVTANTPYVPSSAIETMPPEARDHEPRVTLDGGPDGLDVQRRVAAQARDWLAPGGSLIVEASAAQADTVRQIFAAAGLEPTVVHDEDRDATMVIGRGTLDQG